The genomic interval TGGCTGCGATCTCTTGCCCACCTTTGCCGCCCTGGCCGGGGCGGCAACGGACGGATCCGTTCCTCTGGACGGCATGGACATCACCGCGCTTTTACGAGAGCCTAACAAGAAGGTGTATGCGCGACCCCTGCTCTGGCACTTCCCGTATTATCACCCGGAAAAGGGATTTCAAAAAGCCCCTGCCAAGATCGGCACGGACGACTTCGTCACCAGCCAGACGCGGCCGCACTCAGCCATCCGGCTGGGCCGATACAAGCTGCTTCGCTTTGATGAAGACGGTCGCGATGAGCTCTACGACCTGTCCGCAGATCCCAGTGAAAGCAGCAACCTCGCAGCGGATCATCCGGAACTCGTCACGCAGTTGCGCGGCCAGCTCACCTCCCTGCTCAAAGAAAGCAACGCCCGCCTGGCCACCCCTGCAGGCAAGAAGGCAAAGCCATGAGAGAATCAGGACCGTTTTGGCTGCGCCTGCAGATAGGTGTGAAGCGTTGCTCCGAGAGCGGCACCCACCGCTTTGTACCCCTGCACATGGCTGCGTTCCGTATTCCAGGGAGTCTCCAGGCAGGCGGAGACGGTGTGGGGATTGCCATGAAGCTGGACCCAGTTGCGGCTGATCTGCCGCCACAGCGGATGATAACTCGCGCCGGTGATTTTGGGAGCATCCAGCATCGGCATGACGGGGGAGATGCTCTCCTGGGCCAGTTTCAAAAAGAGGCTCCAGTTTTCCCTGGCCGGCTCCGCAAGCATGTCATCAGGTCCGGCATAAAAGAAGGCTTTCAAATCTCTAGGTGCCGGATTGTGGAGATCCATAAAAACATCCATCCGCCCCTGTGCGACGAGGCTCTTGATGTGCTTCTGGGCAGCCGCCACTTCGTTCCAGTTCGGCTTCTCCGTCCAGTCACGGTTATGGTCCTGCGGCAACGCCTCCTTGCCACCGTTGCCGGTGGCTGTGTTGTCCACATCCATGATGGGCACGATGAAAATTTCAGCATGCTGTCGGACCCACTCGGCCTCCGGGCTCGTGCCCAGCAGCCATTCGGAGAATCCTTCACACACCCAGCTTGCGCCGGATTCCCACGCATGCTGCCGGGCCTGCACCCAGACACCATAGCGGCTGCCTTTGGCCAGATCTCCTTCCATGACCGTCAGCATCGGCACGTTCCGGCCCTCACGGGATTTGCAGAGTTCGGTGTCGGTAGCGGCCGCATGGGCCTGGCCCAGCCGGGTGACCATGGACGCGGCCTGTTTCGGCGTATAAGGCGGACCCCAGGCCACGAGAAGCGACGTCGCATCCGTCTTCAGGATGTAAACGATCCTGTCTTCCTGCTTGCGACCCGGGGCGGTTTGCAGCCAAGTCCGACCATCATCCACCGAGTAGGCGGCCCGTTCCGGCATGGCCCAGCTGCCGGACAGGGGCTTTCCGGAAGGCTGCCCATTGGACTGAGGCATGGGCAGGTCAGAAGCCTGAAGTTCCAAGGTCAGCTCCTTACCCGCCTGCAACCCGCTGACACGAAACTGCCACCAGCAAGGCCAGCCGCGAGCCGGATCGCCACCCGGCATGAAGCGCACCGTCTGGCTCGCGGCATCGGTTTGCACCTGCCTCACCGAGCCGCCTTCAAAATCAGCCTCCACGGTCAGCGCCATCGCCTGGCCAGTCAGGAGCATCATCATTGTCATCAAGCTCAGTCCGGCATCATGGATCCATTGTTTCATCCATCTACCAACAGTATTCACCAAGCCTTCCTTTCGTGATCCGTATTCTCTTCCCCCCGCCTATGACACACCTGCACACCGCTCTGCTGGCCTGCTGCCTTTTCATCGCTGCATCAGCCTCCGCCCAGATACGCCCGCTCGCCCAAGATTATGTGGCCCTTTGGGAATCACCAGATCCCCGCCACATTTATGGTTATACTCCTGGCATCTGCCGTCTGGATTCCGGCAGGCTGGTGGCCACCCATGAAATCTCCTCCGCTGGCAAGCCCGTGGGGCCGGATGGCAAGGCTGTGCATGAAGCCCGCATCCTGACCAGCGATGACGGTGGCAAAACCTGGACGCACCGTGCCAATTACGACCTGAGCTTTGCCCGTCCCTTTGTGGCTGGCAAGTCCCTCTACATCCTGGGCCGCAGCAAGCAGGTGGCTATCATCCGCTCAGACGATGACGGCGTCACCTGGAGTGAGCGGGTCTTTCTCAATGACGTTGGCATCTGGCACCAGTCCGCCTGCAACGTGCATTTCTCCAAAGGCAATGTCTATCTCGTCATGGAAAAGCACGCCCCTCGGCGCGGCATCCAGGCCTGGCAGATCGGCGACCTGGCCCCGGTGCTCATGCGCGCCAAGGCGGATTCCGCCCTCACCGACCGGAAGAACTGGACCTTTGCCAGCGAGCTGGTTTTTGAAGACATCTGGGATGCGAAAAAGAGCCACTACTTCGGCATTCCTTTTCATCCGGTGGACCGCAAGAAGGCCACCTTCCTGGTGCCGCCGAAGGGACGCAGCATTGCCCCGCTCGGCTGGCTGGAGACAAACGTCGTGGAATTCACCGATCCCGATCACATCTGGCATGATCCGCAGGGCAAGACCTTCCACCTTTGGATGCGCGCCCACACCGGACTAACCAATTATGCCGCCATCGCCCAGGTGAAGGAAAACGAGGACGGAAGCATGACCACCTCCCTGGTCAAGTCACCCGCTGGTAACACCATGCTCTATGTCCCCTGCCCCGGTGGCCAGATGCGTTTCCACATCCTGTGGGATGAAAAGACCAAGCTCTATTGGATGCTCGGTTCCCAGTCCACCGACTCCATGGTCCGCCCGGACCGCATGTCCCCTGACCGCTGGGGCACCCCGGACAACGAGCGCCACCGCCTGGTGCTGCACTTCTCCAAAAACATGATGGACTGGTGCTTCGCCGGGCTCGTGTGCACCGGAGCCACGCCCAAGGAATCTCGCCATTACGCCAGCATGTGCATGGATGGCGAGGACCTCTGCATCCTGAGCCGCAGCGGCGATGAAAAGGCCCACTCCGCCCACAATGGCAATGTCATCTCCTTCCACCGGGTGAAGAAGTTTCGCAGTCTTGTGTATTGAGTTCAATGGGGGCGGTCTGCTAAAGATAGGCTCACCTCATGACCCGCCGCCTTCTGCCCCTCATGCCTCTGCTGCTTCTGCCCTGCCACCTCCAGGCTGATGAAGCCGCCGCCAAGGAATATCAGCAGCGCGTGGAAACCGTCCGCGGCCTGCCTGGCTTCGTGGCCTTGTGGGACTTCGTCCGGCGGGATGCCGCCACCGGCCAGTTCACCGCGCATCAGCCTGAGGGCAGCGCTCATGACTTTCGCCTGGAGGCTGTGAATTACGTGCTGGATTATTGGGGCCAGGGCCGCGCTGCGACTTATGAGGACTTTCCTCTTTTAGGCCGTGGCCCTTTTGGCCAGGCGGTGCGGCTTCTCAATGAAACGGATGATACCTTCCGCCCCTGTCTGCTGGTGCCGCGTGAGCGCCTGCACGATACGGGGCTGGATGTGAAAGGCGTCGGCGGCTCCGTCTCCATGGTCGCCTGGGTCATCCGTGAAAGCGGCAACCACGCCATCGCCGGCATCTGGCATGAGGGCACCGATTTGCATTCCCAAAAAGGCCCGATTGTCCGCGTGGAGCAAGGCCGCCGCCAGTATGCAATCTTCGCCGGTCTGGGGGCCAAAAGCGGTGCCTCCGCCGTGCATGTCTCGGAAAACGGGGCCAAATCCTTCGGTGACAAATACGCCCGCAACCTCGCCGTGACGCCGGAGCTGATTCCTACCGCTCCGCCGGATGCCACGCCCGAAATACTCGATGCCACCTGGAGCCTGCTCGGCTTCACCTTTGACAACGCGGCCAATACCGTGACCGCCTACCTCAACGGCAAGGCCACCGATTACTGGATCGAATCCCCCGAGAAGCAGAACTTTTTCAAATGGCCCGCCCGTGGCTGGTTGCAGGCGCAGTTGCATAAGCTGCCGGGCCTGCAGGAGGGAGAAGAACCGGACTATCCCGCCGACCAATATTATCAGCCACCGGAAGAGGAGCCGCTGGAAAACAAAGTCATTTCAGAGTCCGATGACGAGCGCGTGGAGCTCCACCAGTATCCCTTCACCCGCGTCCGCGTCACCCTGGGCAAAGATGCCGAAGGCCGTTTCACGCAGATCAAGAAACGTGAACTCATCGCCCTCAAGGCCAACCCCTTCTGGTTCCCGCATGATCTCTACACACCCGCCAGTGAAAAGGAAGGCGGCCCCTTCACCATCGGCCGTTTCATTCACACCGGCCGCAGTGTCGGCTTCACCGGCTACATCGGCGGCGTGGCGGTATTTAATGAGGTGCTGACTCCTGAACAAATGGCCCGTCTAGCTGCCTTGGGACATGAGTCCGGCCCGCCGCCTCCGCTCAAGCAGGAAGACCTGAAAAACCCGTAACTACAAGTCACGGATCCAGCTCCACTTCAAAGCGCAGGAACTCGCGGCCTTGGAAAGCAGGGGAGCTGCTGCGGACTTCCAGGAGATCCGGGGAATCCACCAGAGTCTCGATGCCGGTGCTGCTCCAGGTTTGCAAATTGGTGGAACGCAGGACGCGATACTGAATGTCCGGGCGGATGCTGCTGCGGGGAAGGGCGAGCTTGAGCCTGCCGTTGGGATCGGCGGAGGCAAAGGGGAGACGGGCATTGGCGGAGCTGCCGGGGGCATTGCCCACGGCATAGTGGAAGAGATTGGAATACGAACTTCCCGGCGGGATCTCCAGGGGGTCATCTTCAGCGCCTAACAAACTTTTATTCTCCGTCTTCCACAAATGCCAGCCACTGGCGGCGGGGGCGGAGAGAAAGCCGGACTGCCAGATTTCCCCGGCATTTCCGACGGTGATGAGGCGGTTGTTCAGAAGCGTGATACCACGGATGAGCTGCGCATTGGCAAGAGGGATGCGCTGCCATTCCTGGCCGGTGACGGAAAGGTGGACGTGGCCGCGGTCGGTATCGTCTTCAGTGATGTTTCCCGCCACGTAGCGGATGCCGCCGACCATGACCATGTCGCTGACGCTCATGCCGGAGAGGAGCTGGGTTTCATCCAGGGTCTGGGCATCGGCGCTCACGGACCGCAGCCCGACGGCAAAACCGCCCAAATAAAACTCCCCGTCCATCCAGCGGACGGGCCGCACGATCTGGTTGTTGGAGAGGGTTTCCGCCCAGGTGAGTTCGGTCCAGGTTTGCAGATCGGTGGAGGTGTGGGCCCAGGTGCGCCGGCCACTGCTGTCGGCCATGGCCAGCCATCGCCCGTTACCGTAGGCCAGGGCCTGGATGTGGTCCGTTTCCGGGAAGGAAACCGCGGACCAGGATAGGCCATCGGTGGAGGTGAGCATGGTGGAATTTTCCCCCGAGACCACCCAGGTGCCGTCACCATAGGCCACACGTTGAAGGATGGAGCCACCCCAATAAACCCGGGTCCAGGTGAGGCCATCTGGGGAATGGAAGATGCAACCTTCGAAGGAACCGCCGGATTCCAGGCGCTCGCGGCCGACGGCGACGAACTGGCTGCCGTCCGAAAGGACTTCGCGGAAGTCCAGCGTGTGAGTACCGAGCGCGGCTTTCAGATCGTAGGCGGTCCAGTCTGTGCCGTTGATCGAATGGACGATGTGACCGGTGGCGCTGACCGCCACGGCGCGGGTGGTGGAAGCAGTGATGGCATTTAACTGGGCCGTGGTGCCGCTGCTGCGCTTGGTCCAGGCGGAGGAGGCCGAACCTGCGTCAATCACATGAGTGAGGGTCGTGCTGCCGCCGCGCATGTCGGAAATTTGGACGCTCACTTCGTACAAGCCGCCGGTTTCATAGGTATGGATCAGCGAAGGGCCATTGTAGCTGACCTCGCTGCCGTCGCCGACATCCCAATGATAGGCCAGCGCGTCGCCATCCGGGTCCAGGGCCTGGACATCCAGGCGGAGGGTTTGAAATGGCTGCACTTCCCCGGAGGGCACACGGCTCCAGAAAGCCAGGGGGGCCTGGTTGCCGGAGGCCGCCCCCAGCCGGACCTCCACATCCACCCATTGCCAGGGTGCTGTGCCGCCGCGCTCCACGGGGGTGATGTGGACGCCGCTGCCATCGCTGAAAGTCTGCCCGACAGGAAGCTCATAATCATCTTCCGGAAAGGAGCCAGGCCGCCCGGCACGGATGATCCAGGTGCGCCGGGGAGAGTCTAATTTTTCCCACAGCACCGACACGCCGCGCGCCAGGCGTCGCCTGCCGGGGATGTTGCGTTTGTAGCTGAGCCAGAGGAAATCTCCCGCCGCATCCGGGCGCGGGATTCGCAAGCCCCCGAGATGTCCGGGCAGTGGCGAGCGGGGGTCATCCGCCCGCCAGAGGCGGTAGCGGCCGCTGGTGGTGACGTTTTGCCACTGGGTGGCATCCAGCCAGTTTAGAAACGCTTTGGACTGGGCATCAAAATGGCCGGTGGGATAAGGCCCGCCACCCATCATGCTGGAGCCGCTGCCGTATTCGACACTGGTTCCTCCTTCTCCCAGTGGCCCATCCTCCGGATCCGGCAGCCAGCGGCTGGCGTGGCCAAGGCCATAATTGTGGCCAAATTCGTGAACAAAGACATTGAAGCCGCTGGACTGGATCCACGACCGCTTGCCTCCGATGCCGCCCAGACCGCCATATGGCAGGCCAATGCCCTTGAACTGCACGCACCAAAGGGCATAGTCATCCACGTCGTATCCCAGGTCTCGCGCAGCCGCCTCGGCGGAATTCATGATCTGCTGGCTGGGATTGTTCCCGGCAGCCTGTTCCTCGGCATAGTAGGTGCTGGGTTCCGGCATGCGGATGACCTCGGTGGTGACGGTGGTGATGAGCCGGGTTTTGCCATAGGACATCTCTTCGATGAGAGGCGAGATGCTGTTGTCCAGCTTGTCCACCAGGGCCGCATGGGTTTCGCGAGCGCCGGTGAGGTCGGAAAAATCCACACGCATGAGCAGCAGCTTCTTGGGCGTGCCCGTCCAAGGATCGTCTTCCGGAGGGGCAAACTCTTCCTCCATGAACGGAATGAAGTCCCCCGAATCACCAGACTCCAGCCAGGCGGCAAGACGCTCCACGCCTGCGGTTTCTCCAGGAATGTTCTCCCAGGCATGAAGGCGCTCGCGCAGGAGCGGAACTTCATCAGGCAGGACCTGGGCCACATAACCGCCGACAAGCACGGTGACGGCCTCGGTTTCCGCACCCGTTACGGGTTGCCCGCTCCAGAGGCTGACGCCTGCGGCCGATGCCAGCACAGGCAGAGCGCGGCGGGCGGCGGCCGTTTCGTCTCCGGTGACGATTTTAACAGCATCTGCCTCCAGTGCCGCTTCTTCCCCCAGGACAAACCCTTGCACCGGCACTCCGGCCCGGGTTAGCGGCATGCGCCGGCGGCCATGGCTGTAAGCGCGCAGAGAGGATCCGTCTTCCCGGGTGATCCTCAGCTCATGCTGCGAATAGCCCTTTTCCGGATCGCAACCGATGAAGGAATCCTGGCGCACCCACTCGCTGACCGGGCGCTCGGAGACGGCGCGGACGCCCTCAGGCAGCCGCTCCCATTCATCCCAGGTGATGGCCTGCCTGAGAGCCGCCTCGGCATCCGTGCGCATGAGGATGGAGAGCTGCTCACGGCGCTCCGAGGCCAGCCGCAGACCTTCGGCTTCCCATTGAGAAAGACGCTCCGGTACATCTGTGCCGGGTCGCGCGGTCAGCCAGAGACGCAGCGCCTCAGTCCCCTCCTTTAGGCGGTTTGCATCGGTAATCGGAGGATGAACGGGCTGAGCCTGAACCGGGGTCACCCTGGCATTCGCGGCGATGTTTTCTAATGCAGACGTTTTGTCGCTTAGCATCCCCTGCCACCACAGGCCCGCGCCGGCCGCAGCGGCCAGGAAAAGCGAAGCAAGAAGTGGGGCGGTACGGTTCATGGTCAGGCTGGGAAACGCAGATTAAACGATCAAGGCTGAGACTATTGCTAAAATAAAATCAAAACAATGCTGATGAGAGTAGGCCTAACGAGATAAAGAATTGGAGTAAAGAGGGCAAGTTTCTGCATCTGGAAGTCAGAGATGGGCAGCAGACGATGGTGGCCCCGTTGGGGGAGCCGGTGGTAGGTTGGCCACCCTCCAACCCTTATGCTCCGTCCTTTTCTTGCTCTCCTCATTTGCACGTCGGTCTGTCTGGCGCAGCCCTCGCTGCCGCCGGGCACCCTACCGCTTCCGTCGGCGGCGAAGAACGGCCGGGGGCCGCTGGCGCTGGACAATCTGCATCATCATTTGTTAGGCTCGGCTTTTGTTCATGGAGGCAAAGGCGCGGATCTGTTCCTGGCGGGCAGTGGCGGGCCGCAGATGACGTATCTGTGCCGCTGGCTGGACACGGCGGAAAATGGAGCGCCGGTCTTTGCGCCACCGGTGCCGGTGAAGAGCCCCTTTGTCCGGGGCATTGTTTTTCAAAGTTCTGACAAGACAGTGCATGGCCTGTGGATTGACAAGGAGGAGATGATCCACACTCTGTTTGATCTGGAGGCCCTGGAGTTCAAGGAGACTAAGCGCCTGAAGCTGCCGAAGGAGCTGAAAAGTCCGGCCAGCATCGCCGTGCTGGCCAATGCTGACGGCAGTTACGATGTAGCTTTTGAAATGTCGCATGAGGCCAAAGTCTATAGCGGCAAGAACAGCACGGAAGAGTGGCGGCCCTTCAACTCGTCCGGCATCGCCCAGGGGGAACTGCGCTACAAGTATCTGTATGGTGCGCACCTGCCTTCCCTGCTGAAAGGCCCGCTGACGGACCTGAAGCAGATCACTCAGACACGGCAGGAAGTGTTCTTTGCCATGCACCGGATGACGGCGGTGAACCTGGGCAAGGGTCATGAAAGAGATCTCATTACCGGCTCCCGGCAGGGCATCCTGGTGCATTATCACAACCAGGCAGAGATGGGTTTCCAACTGGAGAAAAAGCGGATGTGCGCTGGCCCGGACGGTATCGCGCTGCGCCACCCCAGCATCAGCACCAGCGTGTGCGCGTATCCCAATGCGGAGGGGCTTTCGGACCTCATCGCCGGGGGTGAAGGGGCGATCTACTTTTACCGCTTCACGGGCAAGTTTACGTCCAATGGCGCGCCCGTTTATGAAGAGCCAGTGGAGGCCATTCAGGAGAAAGCCAATCTCTATGCCGGCACTCTGCCCAGCCCGACAACGGTGGACTGGAACGGCGACGGTGTGCTGGACATCGTGGTGGGGAATTCGGAAGGGTTTGTGCTGTTTTTTGAAAACATTGGCAGCAATGACGAGCCGCGTTTTCTCCCGGCCACCCGCATCCAGGCAGGCGGGCGCGACATCCAGGTGCAGGCAGGCTATTCCGGAAGTTTGCAGGGTATTCAGGAAGCGCGCTGGGGTTACCTTTCCCCCAACGTGGCGGACTGGAATGGTGATGGCCTGCCTGATATCATCACGGGAGACATCTCGGGGGATTATCTGGTTTATATGAACCGGGGCAGCAAAAAAGAGCCGAGTTTGGAGGCTGCGCGGCCGATTTATTGTGACGGCATTGACCTGCGCGGCATGTGGCGGGCGCGCCCGGCGGTGGGAAAAATCGGTGACCGCATGGCGCTGGCCATCGTGGATGGTCAGGACCAGTTTCACCTCTACTGGCGGATTGATGACTACAACGTGGAGGACGGCGGCAAACTGCTCCAGGAAAACGGCAAACCCATTGGTGCCAGCGGCGGAGTCGGTGGCCGCAGCGGACGCTGTAAGCTGGACTTCTTCGACTGGAATGAGGACGGCAAGATGGATTTTGTCATCGGCACCGCGAGGACCAATTCCATCCCGGACCAGAAAACCGGTCTGCCGATGCCGTTCATTGGCGAGAAAACCCTGGGCACGCCGTTGCTGATGCTGAACACCGGCACGGCGGAAAAGCCCCGCTTCGCCCGGCCCGTCCCCTTCCGTGATGAAAACGATGCCATTGTCCAGCCAGGCGGCGCCCATGAGACGGGCGCGGTCGGCACAATGCTGGGCAAAGACGGCCCCAACCTGCTGGTGTGCAGCGAAACTGGACGCCTGTATTTGCTGCCTGGCAAGAAGCTGAAAACCCACTGAATCCTGATCCTGAAACGCATGAAATTCTCCCTCCTGACCAGCCTCCTCCTCTGCACAACGTCCTTCGCCGCAGAAAAGATGAATGTCCTGTTCATCGCCGCTGACGATCTGCGCAATGACCTGGGCTGCTATGGCGATACCGTGGTGAAGACTCCTCACCTGGACCGGCTGGCGAAGCGCGGTCTGGTCTTTGACCGCGCCTACTGCCAGCAGGCAGTGTGCAATCCCTCACGTGCCTCCTTGCTGACCGGCAGGAGGCTGGACAACCTGCGCATCTGGGACCTGCCCACGCATTTCCGTGAGCATGCTCCCGATGCGGTGACGCTGCCGCAGCACTTCAAAAACAACGGCTACTTCACCCAGAACGTGGGCAAGATGTTTCACAACTGGATCCACGAAGTCCAAGGAGATCCCGCCTCCTGGAGCGTGCCGGCGGTGATGCACTTTGCCTCACACGGAACGGACAAGGCGCAAGTAGAAGGCGAACTGCCGCCAAACCTGGCCCAGGACCCAAAATGTGAATGCCGGGACGTGCCGGATGAAGCCTACTTTGACGGACGGGTGGCCTCACTGGCAGTGAAGGCGATTGGCGAACTGAAAGCCAAAAAGGACCCCTTCTTTCTGGCGGTCGGCTTTTGGAAACCGCACTCCCCTTTCAATGCGCCGAAGCGCTACTGGGACATGTATCAACGCGAAGATGTGCCGATGCCCAAGAACCCGGACTGGCCGGTGGATGCGCCCCGCATCGCCTGGCATAACGGGCGCGAGATCCGCAGTGACAAGCAGCGCGAGCTGACCCCGGAAGCCATCCGCGAAATCCGCCACGGTTACCTGGCCAACATCAGCTACATGGATGCGCAGATCGGTCGCGTGCTGGAGGAGCTGGACCGCCAGGGATTGACGGACAAAACGCTCATCGTCTTCTGGTCCGACCACGGTTACCACCTGGGGGAGCACACCCTGTGGGCCAAGACCTCCAACTTTGAACTGGATGCCCGGGTTCCGCTCATCATCGCCCAGCCAGGCGGGAAAACGGCCGGGCAAAAGACCCCGGCACTGGCCGAGCTGATGGATCTTTACCCCACGCTGTCCGAGCTCTGTGGCCTCCCCTCCCCGGCGGGCGTGGACGGCGTGAGCCTGGCCCCGGTGCTGGCGGATGCCACTGCGACTGTGCGGCCTGCCGCGCTGTCCCAGCATCCGCGCCCGGCGTATTATAAAGGAGCCCCGGAAGCGATGGGCTACTCCATCCGCAGCGCCACGCACCGCTATACCGAATGGCGCGACTGGAAGACAGGTAAGACGCTGGCCACGGAGCTTTATGACCATCAAACAGACCCCGATGAAACCCGCAATGTCTCTCTGGACCAGGATAGTGAAGCCGTGGTCAAAGAGCATGCCAAGCTGCTGCAAACGATGAACCCCATCGTGCAGCCCGGCTGGAAACCGGTTCTGGAGTGACGTTCCACTCCGTACAGGATTTGAAAGATCAACCGATAATAAGCCAGACGGCGGCCACGAGCGTCATCACAAAGAGAGTCCACTCAAAGGGTTTTTGCGGGATGCGCTTGAGGATCTGCCAGCCTAGGAGGATGCCCAGCACCACGGCGGGCAGGAGGACGAGATTGGTCATCAATGACTGGGGGTGAATGATCCCCAGGTTGGCCGAAAAGGGGACTTTGAAGAGATTGATGAAGAGAAAGAAGCGGCTGAAGACACCCAGGTGCTCCTTTTTCTCCAGGCGCTGGGAGAGCAGGTAAACGGTCATCACCGGACCTGCAGCATTGGCCAGCATGGTGGTGACGCCTGCGCAGAGCCCCATGGCCCAGGCAAATAGGCGGTGGCTGGTGAGCACTTGCAGAGCACCCTGGCTGGCATCCAGGAGGAGCTTGAAACCGAGAAGGCTGATGATGAGCCAGCCGATGACCATCCTGGCGGTGCCGTTATCAATTTCCCCCAGGAGGAAATACCCGGCAATGACGCCCAAAATGGCCGGCGGTGCCATGGGGATGATGCGCCGCCAGCTCCCGCCATGCCGGTTGATAAAATAGCCCATGAAATCGGCGACGATAAGCAAAGGCAGCACGAGGCCGACGGAGGCCTTGGCCCCAAAGGCCTGGGCCATCAGTACGACATTCAGGGTGGCGGTGCCAGAGAGACCGCTTTTGGACAGGCCGATGCACAGCGCGGCGATGCTGGCCAGAATGAGGATGCGGAGATCCCCAGTGAAGAGGGTATGCTGCTGGAGCCAGTCGGGAATCAAAGGCGGTCAGGGGTGTGTCCGTCCACTCTTCCGCCCTGGTGGAGCCTTGTCTTGTGATTTTTCCAGAGACCTATTGAAGCCGA from Prosthecobacter sp. SYSU 5D2 carries:
- a CDS encoding M14 family zinc carboxypeptidase, encoding MKQWIHDAGLSLMTMMMLLTGQAMALTVEADFEGGSVRQVQTDAASQTVRFMPGGDPARGWPCWWQFRVSGLQAGKELTLELQASDLPMPQSNGQPSGKPLSGSWAMPERAAYSVDDGRTWLQTAPGRKQEDRIVYILKTDATSLLVAWGPPYTPKQAASMVTRLGQAHAAATDTELCKSREGRNVPMLTVMEGDLAKGSRYGVWVQARQHAWESGASWVCEGFSEWLLGTSPEAEWVRQHAEIFIVPIMDVDNTATGNGGKEALPQDHNRDWTEKPNWNEVAAAQKHIKSLVAQGRMDVFMDLHNPAPRDLKAFFYAGPDDMLAEPARENWSLFLKLAQESISPVMPMLDAPKITGASYHPLWRQISRNWVQLHGNPHTVSACLETPWNTERSHVQGYKAVGAALGATLHTYLQAQPKRS
- a CDS encoding VCBS repeat-containing protein, which produces MLRPFLALLICTSVCLAQPSLPPGTLPLPSAAKNGRGPLALDNLHHHLLGSAFVHGGKGADLFLAGSGGPQMTYLCRWLDTAENGAPVFAPPVPVKSPFVRGIVFQSSDKTVHGLWIDKEEMIHTLFDLEALEFKETKRLKLPKELKSPASIAVLANADGSYDVAFEMSHEAKVYSGKNSTEEWRPFNSSGIAQGELRYKYLYGAHLPSLLKGPLTDLKQITQTRQEVFFAMHRMTAVNLGKGHERDLITGSRQGILVHYHNQAEMGFQLEKKRMCAGPDGIALRHPSISTSVCAYPNAEGLSDLIAGGEGAIYFYRFTGKFTSNGAPVYEEPVEAIQEKANLYAGTLPSPTTVDWNGDGVLDIVVGNSEGFVLFFENIGSNDEPRFLPATRIQAGGRDIQVQAGYSGSLQGIQEARWGYLSPNVADWNGDGLPDIITGDISGDYLVYMNRGSKKEPSLEAARPIYCDGIDLRGMWRARPAVGKIGDRMALAIVDGQDQFHLYWRIDDYNVEDGGKLLQENGKPIGASGGVGGRSGRCKLDFFDWNEDGKMDFVIGTARTNSIPDQKTGLPMPFIGEKTLGTPLLMLNTGTAEKPRFARPVPFRDENDAIVQPGGAHETGAVGTMLGKDGPNLLVCSETGRLYLLPGKKLKTH
- a CDS encoding sulfatase: MKFSLLTSLLLCTTSFAAEKMNVLFIAADDLRNDLGCYGDTVVKTPHLDRLAKRGLVFDRAYCQQAVCNPSRASLLTGRRLDNLRIWDLPTHFREHAPDAVTLPQHFKNNGYFTQNVGKMFHNWIHEVQGDPASWSVPAVMHFASHGTDKAQVEGELPPNLAQDPKCECRDVPDEAYFDGRVASLAVKAIGELKAKKDPFFLAVGFWKPHSPFNAPKRYWDMYQREDVPMPKNPDWPVDAPRIAWHNGREIRSDKQRELTPEAIREIRHGYLANISYMDAQIGRVLEELDRQGLTDKTLIVFWSDHGYHLGEHTLWAKTSNFELDARVPLIIAQPGGKTAGQKTPALAELMDLYPTLSELCGLPSPAGVDGVSLAPVLADATATVRPAALSQHPRPAYYKGAPEAMGYSIRSATHRYTEWRDWKTGKTLATELYDHQTDPDETRNVSLDQDSEAVVKEHAKLLQTMNPIVQPGWKPVLE
- a CDS encoding PKD domain-containing protein, with the translated sequence MNRTAPLLASLFLAAAAGAGLWWQGMLSDKTSALENIAANARVTPVQAQPVHPPITDANRLKEGTEALRLWLTARPGTDVPERLSQWEAEGLRLASERREQLSILMRTDAEAALRQAITWDEWERLPEGVRAVSERPVSEWVRQDSFIGCDPEKGYSQHELRITREDGSSLRAYSHGRRRMPLTRAGVPVQGFVLGEEAALEADAVKIVTGDETAAARRALPVLASAAGVSLWSGQPVTGAETEAVTVLVGGYVAQVLPDEVPLLRERLHAWENIPGETAGVERLAAWLESGDSGDFIPFMEEEFAPPEDDPWTGTPKKLLLMRVDFSDLTGARETHAALVDKLDNSISPLIEEMSYGKTRLITTVTTEVIRMPEPSTYYAEEQAAGNNPSQQIMNSAEAAARDLGYDVDDYALWCVQFKGIGLPYGGLGGIGGKRSWIQSSGFNVFVHEFGHNYGLGHASRWLPDPEDGPLGEGGTSVEYGSGSSMMGGGPYPTGHFDAQSKAFLNWLDATQWQNVTTSGRYRLWRADDPRSPLPGHLGGLRIPRPDAAGDFLWLSYKRNIPGRRRLARGVSVLWEKLDSPRRTWIIRAGRPGSFPEDDYELPVGQTFSDGSGVHITPVERGGTAPWQWVDVEVRLGAASGNQAPLAFWSRVPSGEVQPFQTLRLDVQALDPDGDALAYHWDVGDGSEVSYNGPSLIHTYETGGLYEVSVQISDMRGGSTTLTHVIDAGSASSAWTKRSSGTTAQLNAITASTTRAVAVSATGHIVHSINGTDWTAYDLKAALGTHTLDFREVLSDGSQFVAVGRERLESGGSFEGCIFHSPDGLTWTRVYWGGSILQRVAYGDGTWVVSGENSTMLTSTDGLSWSAVSFPETDHIQALAYGNGRWLAMADSSGRRTWAHTSTDLQTWTELTWAETLSNNQIVRPVRWMDGEFYLGGFAVGLRSVSADAQTLDETQLLSGMSVSDMVMVGGIRYVAGNITEDDTDRGHVHLSVTGQEWQRIPLANAQLIRGITLLNNRLITVGNAGEIWQSGFLSAPAASGWHLWKTENKSLLGAEDDPLEIPPGSSYSNLFHYAVGNAPGSSANARLPFASADPNGRLKLALPRSSIRPDIQYRVLRSTNLQTWSSTGIETLVDSPDLLEVRSSSPAFQGREFLRFEVELDP
- a CDS encoding sialidase family protein, with translation MTHLHTALLACCLFIAASASAQIRPLAQDYVALWESPDPRHIYGYTPGICRLDSGRLVATHEISSAGKPVGPDGKAVHEARILTSDDGGKTWTHRANYDLSFARPFVAGKSLYILGRSKQVAIIRSDDDGVTWSERVFLNDVGIWHQSACNVHFSKGNVYLVMEKHAPRRGIQAWQIGDLAPVLMRAKADSALTDRKNWTFASELVFEDIWDAKKSHYFGIPFHPVDRKKATFLVPPKGRSIAPLGWLETNVVEFTDPDHIWHDPQGKTFHLWMRAHTGLTNYAAIAQVKENEDGSMTTSLVKSPAGNTMLYVPCPGGQMRFHILWDEKTKLYWMLGSQSTDSMVRPDRMSPDRWGTPDNERHRLVLHFSKNMMDWCFAGLVCTGATPKESRHYASMCMDGEDLCILSRSGDEKAHSAHNGNVISFHRVKKFRSLVY